The Pseudomonadota bacterium genome includes a window with the following:
- a CDS encoding ribonuclease HII — MKPASRRRWKVASSPRRMRQQLLIDPQPIDTLRFETPLYESGVVHLAGVDEAGRGSLAGPVVAAAVILPRAFDIEGLDDSKKLTGKERERLFDLIAKAATSTAVGIVKNDEIDRINILRAALRAMRIAVDGLSVRPEHLLIDGPHRIEHTIAQTPIKKGDALSRVIAAASIIAKVTRDRMMCDMERKYPRFKFSVHKGYGTQLHMSELAKHGPTAIHRLTFRGVKSSD; from the coding sequence GAAGGTGGCGAGCTCTCCGCGGCGGATGAGGCAGCAGCTGCTGATTGATCCGCAGCCCATAGACACGCTGAGATTCGAGACGCCGCTCTACGAGAGCGGCGTCGTTCATTTGGCCGGCGTGGACGAGGCGGGCCGCGGCTCGCTCGCGGGCCCGGTGGTCGCGGCGGCGGTGATACTCCCCCGGGCGTTCGACATCGAGGGCCTCGACGATTCAAAAAAACTCACCGGGAAAGAGCGCGAACGTCTCTTCGACCTGATCGCGAAGGCCGCGACCTCGACCGCCGTCGGCATCGTGAAGAACGACGAGATAGACCGGATCAATATCCTCAGGGCGGCGCTCCGCGCCATGCGCATCGCGGTGGACGGCCTGTCGGTCCGGCCGGAGCACCTGCTCATCGACGGGCCGCATCGGATCGAGCACACGATAGCGCAGACTCCCATAAAGAAGGGGGATGCCCTGTCGCGGGTGATCGCCGCCGCATCGATAATAGCGAAGGTCACGCGCGACCGGATGATGTGCGACATGGAGCGGAAGTATCCCAGATTCAAGTTCTCGGTGCACAAGGGATACGGCACACAGCTGCACATGTCCGAGCTTGCAAAACACGGCCCCACGGCGATACACAGATTGACGTTCAGGGGGGTTAAAAGCAGTGACTAG